The segment CCTACCGGCTGGCCAGCAAGTATGCAGATTACCGGATTTTCTGAAAGGATAGAGACTATGCTCAAAATACCGTTCTCCAATCGAATGTTCCAGGTGCTCAATAACCTGCTGCTCTCTCTGGTGGCCATTCTTTGTATCCTGCCTATGGTTCATGTGCTGGCTGTATCACTCAGCTCAGATTATGCCACTACCTCTTACCTTGTGAAGTTCTGGCCGGTTGGCTTTAATCTGTCTGCCTATCGGAAAGCGCTAGCGAGCAACAATTTTATCATTGCCTTTGAGATGAGTGTGCTGCGGACGGTTCTGGGTACGGCGATCACCATGTTTTTGACCATGCTGGCAGCCTACTCTATGTCTAAGGACGACCGGTATTTCCGCGGCAGAACAATGTACGCCTGGTTCTTCGTATTCACAATGCTGTTCCATGGCGGCCTGATTCCAACTTATCTCGTAGTGCAAAAGACCGGCCTGACCAATTCGATCTGGGCCCTGGTCATCCCCTCCGCCGTGAATGTATTCAATGTCGTGCTGATGATGAATTTCTTCCGGGGAATACCGAAGGAGCTGGAGGAGTCCGCCATGATTGACGGGGCCGGGCATTTCCGGATCTTGTTCCGGATTCTATTTCCGATATCGCTGCCCTCGATTGCCACGCTGTCCCTATTCACCATAGTATTTCACTGGAATTCCTGGTTCGACGGGCTGATCTATATGAACAAGGCAGAGCTGTTCCCGCTGGCCACCTTCCTCCAGGCACTGATTGCCGGGTTCGATTATACGAAGATTGGGCTGAATCCGACGGATCTGGAGAATCTGTCTGAGCGTTCGCTGAAATCAGCCCTGATCTTCATTGGCACGTTCCCGATTCTGCTCGTGTACCCCTTCCTGCAGAGATATTTCGTCAAAGGAATGACTCTCGGCTCCGTCAAGGAATAACACGAATTAACTTCTGGCTGTTAGGGGAGACCTTAGCAGCCATTTACTGTGTATAATGAGGAAGAATGAGCTGAAGGGGGGAGCAGGCGTGAAATTAATCAAAAGGGTAATCCTGCTCATTG is part of the Paenibacillus sp. FSL M7-0420 genome and harbors:
- a CDS encoding carbohydrate ABC transporter permease, translating into MLKIPFSNRMFQVLNNLLLSLVAILCILPMVHVLAVSLSSDYATTSYLVKFWPVGFNLSAYRKALASNNFIIAFEMSVLRTVLGTAITMFLTMLAAYSMSKDDRYFRGRTMYAWFFVFTMLFHGGLIPTYLVVQKTGLTNSIWALVIPSAVNVFNVVLMMNFFRGIPKELEESAMIDGAGHFRILFRILFPISLPSIATLSLFTIVFHWNSWFDGLIYMNKAELFPLATFLQALIAGFDYTKIGLNPTDLENLSERSLKSALIFIGTFPILLVYPFLQRYFVKGMTLGSVKE